The nucleotide sequence CCATTATCGCGCCTCGCTAACTTTCCGGTCCTGCGCTCGGTCTTCCCGGCTGTCCTATCGGGTAGTTGCTCACCGCTGCGAAACGCCGCGACGGGTCAGCCTCAACCATCATGCTACTGCGCTGTTAGCCAGCTACTTTGACATCCTGTTTGCCGTAATTCGACTGCCGCACCTGGGTGAGAAGCGGCTGATCGAATTCGTCGAGAAGAACTGCGCTAAACGCCCTGCCACCTTCCGCACAGGTTCAACAACTTGACCGCCTGCGCAGTCGCGCCCGATGAGGTATCTTCGGCTGTTGACGAGTTATGCGGATGGCCTGCAGCGTTGCTCAGAGACGAAAACTTGTTGCCCACCACCTAGGATTTCCCCAGTGACTCATACGACATCTACCTGCGCAGTTGCTCAACGTGCGCCCCACGCAGGTCGCCGCCACTCATTGAACTGTTCGATGCCGGTAACACCTCCCCTTCGTCGCCCGTTATCGCAAAGAAGCTACTGGAGGGATTGACGAAGACCAGATTCGCTGGCTTGCCGAAGCGCTTCCGCACTTCCGCGTACTGGATGAGCGGCGAGCGACGATCCTTACCCCACCGAAGAACAGGGTACCACGGCGGAACTCCGGTCGCAGATCGCCGCCGCCGAAACCCTGACCGTTCTCGATGATTTGCATTTGCCCTACCGCCCAAAACGCCGTACCTGTGCCAGCATCGCCTGCGAAAGAGGACTCTTCTGGGCTGTCGACCTCTATTCTGAAGCAGGCGCGTCCGCCGCAGGCATTGGAACAGATTGCGCATCAGTACCTGAACCCGAGGTGCCCACAATCGAAGACGCCTGGTCTGGTGCGCGCGATATCGTGGCCGTGAGACGATCAGCGACCACGCAGCCACCCGGCATCCGCGAAAAAGCACTCGGCTGGGGACGCTGTCCAGCGAGAGGCCGACGGCGCGGCCGACGAAAAAGCGTTTACGCCACGTATCATCAGTTTCAGTCGCGCAACGCGACCGCATCCAACCCTATCAACTCCCTGGGCCAACAAACCGCGGTGAGGCGGAGAAGATCCTGCGCGTCAAAGGTTACGCTTATCGAGCGCGATTGGCTCACGCCGATCCACGACGTCTTCCGCCCCGACCGGCGTTCGCCGCTGGCTGAACAGTCGAATTGGCTACCGCCGACGCCGCTAAACGCCTGCTGCTGCCCGCAATCGAACGCGATGCTCGGGGCGCTCACCGAGCATGCTGGGACTCACGCGATCTTGTGGCCTCCGCGTGGAAGCCAACCTGCGCGGTCTCTCAACCAGCCCCCACTTGCCGGGCCACATCGTCCTCGGCTCGATCCGGCTTTTGGGACCGGCTGCAAAGTCGCGGTGATCGACGTCACGTTGCAAAGTGTTGGGCCACCGACACGGTCTTCCCGTGATGAGCCGCAGCGCCGCTGGGCGGACGCGCTGGAAAAACTTCTGCGTGCGTGATCTGATCGCCAGGTACAGCATCACCTTAATCGCGATCGGCAACGGCACCGCCCTCGCGTGAGACGGAGAAACTCGTCGCTGAACTGACCGCTGGCTCGGACAGTGTGCATTATCTGATGGTCAACGAGGCCGGCGCCAGCGTCTACAGCGCCGCCAGTCCCCTTCGCCCTAGACGAGCTTCCCGATCTGGGACGTCACCTGCGCGGCGCGGTCCGATCGCCCGTCGCGTACTTCGATCCGTTGGCCGAGCTGGCAAAGATCGATCCGAAGTCCATCGGAATCGGCCTCTATCAGCACGATGTCAACCAGAAACAGCTTGGCCGAAAGTTGGACGCGGTGGTCAGCACCGTCGTAAATAACCGCGTAGGCGTTGACCTCAATACCGGCAGCCGCCGCGCTGCTGGACCCATGTCGCCGGCATTGGCCCTGAAAACTCGCCGCGAAGATCATCGAACACCGTGACGCCAGCGGCGCATTTGACAGCCGGGCAGCCCTAAAGGCGGTGGCAGGTCTGGGGGTCCAAAAGCCTCTTTTTTGAGCAGGCTGCCGGATTCCTTACGCGTGCGCGGCGGCAAAAACCCGCTTGATGCCTGCGCGATCCAACTGAGAGCTACCATATCGCCGCAGAAATCCTCAAACGTGCCGCGCTGTCTGGACATAGCGACCTGCCGTTGAGCGATGCAGCGCTCAACGACCAGAGCGTCAGCGTAACCCGGTCGAGCAGTTGGGCAGCAGACCTGGGGACCGCCGTGGTGACCTATCCGACATCTTCGAGCAGCTGGCTCGTCCTGCCGCGACCCGCGCGAGGATCCCCCCGCACCGCCTCCTCAGAAAGACGTGCTGTCCGCCGAGGCGCTGCAGGTTGGGATGGTCCTCAGCGGGACTGTCCTGTACGTGGTCGATTTTCGGCGTTTTTATCGACATCGGCGTCAGCAGGATGGTCTGCTGCACCGCAGCCAGCTCCCGCGCGGCAAAGTCCTCACGGTTGGTGACGTCCTCGAAGTACAAATCGTCAGTGTCGAGCTTGAGCGCGTGGCGTATCGGCCTTGGCTACAGTAGGAGCCTGCGGCCCACCCCTGAGTCTTCGTCCGTACGCAGGCCGTGGGCTAAGCCTCATTAACGTCTTTCCCATCCGCTGAAACACGCTATCGTTCTCTTGGAAATCAGAACAGGTGTGCCAATGCAGCTTCCGCTGTTTCAGGGAAACCTGCGAGCCGGATGCCGATGTGCTTGCCTCTGTCTTCAGGCGCAAACCGTCGCGCTCGGCCATCGCAACAGACACCCGCTGGCCCGGTCGCGGCCCTCGCCAGGGATACGGGCTGAGCTACCAGGCGGACATCACCGTGATCGTTTTCGCCTGGCAGGAAGACTCCGTCCCTGAACACCACTCACTGTCCTGGCCGCGCCCTTCGGGCTGGAAATCCGCACATTCCGGGTCGCACTGTTCGCACCGCACCGCTTGATCATCGCCCACAACGCGGTCTTTGACCTGCGCCAGCTCAGTAAACTCACCGGCGGCCTCGTTCCCGAGCGGATTTGGGACACCCAGTCGATGGCCCGGCTCATTCATCCGGCGGTCGATCTGCGTTACAAATCCTGCTTTCCGTGGCTGCGGCACTTGCACCGTTTCATCCTGATCGCCAGCAGGCGGATAGTCACAGCGCGGCAAATTCCACATGCTTCCGCTGCCGGTAGCTTTGGCGAATACGCGCAGGACGACGCGCGCCTTTCGCTTCAGATCTACCTCGCACAGCGTCAACCCCCGACTGTAGTCCCGAGCTGATTGACTGGGGGAGTGTCGCGGCGCGCGCTCCGTGCGAATACAGCCAGATGGCCGCGTCAGGGATCCGTCTCAATATCCCGTTTGTCGAATCGCAGTTGGCGGGTCTTCGCGCTTTCGCCGCGACCAGCTTCGTCAGCCGTCTGCGCTGATGGCTCAGCCACACCGGGCAGTGCCCAGGCGCGTGCGCGCTATCTTCACGAGTCCAAGGGCATCCCTCTGCCGGACTGGGACCCCAAATCGATCTACTTTACCCGTGCGCCGGCCGCCGCCGCCCCACCCGCTCACTCCCAACGCACTGAACTGACCCGGCGACCTCAGCACCCGCGCCGATGTCATCGAGTCCTACATGCAGTGAGGGCAGTCCGTACCTCGATCAGCTGCACGACATCGCCGCCTGTGTGGGCGGAGGTCGATTGGTTGCTCTCGATCCTCCGCGGCTTGCTCGACCACGCGGTCACTGATGTACGCCTCTACAGCCTGGTCACTGACCTCGCCACCGATACCGGCCGCCGCGCCTCCAGCTATCCGCACATGCAGAATTGGAAAATGCCGGCCATGGCCGGTGTGGCCGTGGGCGACGAGGGCTTCACGCTGGTTGAAATCGACTACCGCAACGCCGAAAACGATGCTAGCCGCCAAGGATCGCGTCAGACAGCGCGCTTGCTGCCGCCTGCCGTACCGAGGACTTCCACGCCACCATGGCGGAACAGAAAGTATTTCGGACCCGTCTCATTGGGCGCCGATCCCTCAACACGCAAGCATCTTCGTGGGATGTCGAAAAAGATCACCTATGGCACCGCTTATGGCATGGGCGCTGATCGGAGCCATTCAGAGCATCGGCAGCCTCCACCGATGAAGCGCGCTGGCTTATCTCGCGCCAAGGATCCGGGCCTTCGCGCGTCACCAAAATCTTCGCACCGCCGTTCAGCAGCGCGTCCGCGAGATCAGGGTATCCTCAGGGCTCTGACTGGCGGTACCGTCGCTGTACCGACCGATTTCGTCGCCTGGAATTACCTGTGCCAGGGCGGCGTCAGTGAGGATGCTCAAACGGGCCATCGTCGTCGTCGCCGAGTTCGATATGTAACTCGGATCTTCGTTCACGGGTCGCCCTGATATGCACGACGCCCTGATCCTCGAAGTCTTTCACGAGGACTGGACGCCGTTTTCTTTGAGCTTCGCTAAATGCATCATGAGTACCATCACGCCTGACAAGTCCATCCAGCGCACCGACCCGCCAATCCTGTGGGTCGCCCAGCCTGACGGGCTGAAAACCGCTTGAAATGGGGTGCCCAGCAGAGTCATCCCGGCGGCTGATAAAGCGCCTCCCGCTTGGCCGCAGTAGAATGTTACCTTAGGTGCTGGGTGTTATGGATAGGATTTTTGCGACGACCCCCTCATCCCGCGCCCTCCTGGAAATGCGGGTAGATGGGCGTGGGTTCGGCCACCATCACATCCCAGTGAGCGGCTGAAGACTCCATAACTGTCGCCCTCAAGGCGTAGGAAGGGCAAACATCGTGCCACACTATCTCCTAGTGACAGTCGTTATAGCAGCATGACCTATCGGCGCTGCGGCCGCAGCGGCATCCGTTTACCGCTGATCTCGCTTTGGCCTCAAGTACAACTTCGGCGGGCCGATACCTACGAGAATGGTTGCAAGATGGTGTTGTGCTCATTCGACATGGGCATCAACGACTTGACCTCGCCAACAACTATGGGCCTCCGCCTGACCAGCCGAAGAAAACTTCGCGCGTGCTGACCAATGACCACAAACCCTACCGTGACGAGCTGATCGTCTCCACCAAAGCCGCTATCTGATGTGGGCGGCCCGTAGGGGGAATGGGGTCCGTGCAAGTATCTCATCGCCAGCCTTGACCAGAGCTCTTAAACGCATGGGGTTGACTATGTCGATATCTTCTACAGCCACTGTCCCGACCCCTGATAACCCCGCTCTGAAGAGACCATGATGGGGCTCGACTTCGCCGTCCGCAGCGGCCGCGCCCCTGTATGTCGGTCTCAGCAACTATTCTGCCGAGCAGACCAAACGCGCCTCGTTGATCCTTCGCGTTTGGGGAACGCCGTGCCTCAATCCACCAGCCCCTGCTATAACATGTCCGACCGTTGGGTCGAAAACGGCTCTGCTCGATGTGCTCGACGAAGAGGGAATCGGAACGATATCCTGCCTTCCGCTGGCACAGGGAACGCTCACCAGCCTTATCTCAACGGTCCCTGCACGTGACCTGCGCGCGGCCAGCGAAAATTCACCTTTTCTCCGGCGCCCAGGTTGAAAAGCCGCTTTGATATAGTGCGCCGTCTGAACGCTATCGCGCTCCAGCGCGGCTGAACCTCTCGCAGATGGTTGTCAACTGGTTGCTTTCGCCGCAAGAC is from Candidatus Flexicrinis proximus and encodes:
- a CDS encoding S1 RNA-binding domain-containing protein — translated: MLSAEALQVGMVLSGTVLYVVDFRRFYRHRRQQDGLLHRSQLPRGKVLTVGDVLEVQIVSVELERVAYRPWLQ